One Pseudomonas sp. MM213 genomic window, CGAACTCTGGCAGCTCAATCCGAATTACACCGAGCGCCTGGCGCGCAATATCGAGCGTTACGTCGGCCCCGGCGCACCGTCCGGCACGCCGGCAGAACAAGCCTTGGCGAATAAAGTGCTCGACCAGTGGCGCAACGGCGCCCGCCAAACCTTGTGCGGCGACATCGACCAGAGCACCCGCGAGACGCGCTACGACCTCGAACTGCAAGACACCCTCAGCCTGTCCGACAGTCTGCGACTGGTCAGCGGCCTGAACTATCGTTACGACCGGGCAGATTCCGAGACCTACTTCAATGGCACGCTCGACGACACGACATGGCGCGCGTTCGGCCAGCTTGAGTGGCGCGCAAGCGAACACTGGCTGTTACAGGGCGGTGCAATGTTCGAAGACACGCAATTGATCGGCAGCTCGCTGACGCCGCGCGTGGCGGTCAACTATCTGATCAATCCGCGCCACGGCTTGCGTGCGGTGTATTCGGAAGCCATCCGCTCGCCGGACATGTTCGAGAACAACGTCAACTGGAGTTACCGGGTGACCAACCTGCAACCCGCTGCCTACGGCCAGAACAGCGCCCGCTATTTCGTCAAGACCCGCGGTCCCGGCAATCTCGACCAGGAACACATGCGCTCGCGGGAACTGGGCTACAACGGCTACTTCGCCGAGTGGAGGCTGGCGGCGGACGTGAAGGTGTTTCACGACGAAATCACCGGCATGATCAGCGAGCCGCTACGCAACAATCAGTACATCGCCAGCAACGCCAACAGCTCGCGCTTCACTGGTACGGAAACCCAGCTCGACTGGCGGCTGAGCAGTGCCGATCGCTTGCGCCTGACCTACGCCTATGTCGATGCCGAGGCGAGCAACCCGCTGGATGCGCAACAGACCGCGCGCAACAGCGGCTCCGCCGGTTGGCTGCGCGATTGGGGCCACGGCTGGAACAGTGCGCTCTTCTACTATGGTGACGACGCGCTCAACGGCTATCGCTTTGAACGGGTCGACACGCGCATCGCCAAGCGCGTTGGCCTGGGCAAGGCCAGCCTGGAACTGGCCGGCGTCCTCCAACAGCGCCTCGACAACCAACCCACGACGTTCATCGACAACCGCTACGACGAGCGGCGAGTGCTCTACTTCAGCGCGGAGCTGGCGTTCTAAATGTTGCGCTCTCTATCACGGATGATGCCAAACCCTGGCCGCCTGCTGGCCGGGTTGTGCCTGGTGTTTGCCGGGTGGCTGGGTAGCCTTTCGGTCAACGCTGCCGAGATTCTGCTGACCGGCGCCGACGACAGCGCGGGCATGCAGTCTTTCGCCAAGGCCCTGAGCGACCTGCGCCCGGCTGACAACGTTCGTTTTCAGCCACTGGCCAATCTGCCGACACCGGACAAGTTGCCCGCCGGCACCCGGTTGATCCTGCTGGATCTGCCGAGCCTCGACTGGCGCCTGCAAGACGCCCGAGGCCCGGCGACGCTGGTGCTGCGCATCAGCCGCCTACAAGCCCGTCAACGCCTGGGGGCAACTGTGCCGGCGCATTTGAGCCTGTTGTGGAGCGACCCGCCGCTGGATCGGCAATTACGCCTGACCCGAATCCTGTTGCCTCAGGTCAAACGGGTCGGGGTGCTTTACGACAGCCACAGCGAATTTCTCCTGGGCGAACTGCGCGAGATCGCCAAGCCCCTGGGTTTCGAAATCGTCACCGAGCGCTGGGACAATACCCATGACAGCCGACCGTTGCAGACGCTGCTGAAAAACAGCGACGTGCTGCTGGGGCTCGACGATCCCGACCTGTACAACCCCAAAACCGCGAAAAACCTGCTGCTCAGCAGCTACACACGGCAAACCGCACTGATCGGCCCCAACGCCGGGTTCGTCAAGGCCGGAAGCCTGACCAGTACCTATAGCGACCAGAGCGACTGGCTGGCGATTCTCGACGACCTGCTCGACCGGCCACCGGCCACGTGGCCGCGCACGCACTACGCCAATCGCTTCAAAGTGTTGAGTAACCCACAAGTGGCTCGTTCGTTAGGCATTGAACAGATTAATGAAGCGTTGGTCGCAACACAGCTGGCCGAAGGAGAACGCCGCCCATGACTTTCCGTCGTCGTTGGGACATCAACACGCGAACCCAGATCATCAGCCTCGGC contains:
- a CDS encoding TonB-dependent receptor plug domain-containing protein; this encodes MSFGPAAPRSPLVLALIFSPPLLADDLFLDNEPVPQVLTATRLKQSPAAVPGSMTVIDSELINASGARDISELLRLVPGMMVGNISGNQAAVNYHGTNASEARRMQVLIDGRSVYRAGLATVDWSDIPVAMEDIERIEVFRGPNTVSYGANALMAVVNIITRNPADSHGTRVKVTRGQRGIDDFYASQGVGWDGGDMRLSLSGQQDDGFDSDRRGADYRDSRRLNRFNLAVSQALNEQQSLDWQLNAKDGSNQRPYTYRPVFSGITAAGNNSDVVAKDYAGSLRWNLDVNPDHSLYIQGSAQHWDRQQTWRACDAEVSFSPELTELWQLNPNYTERLARNIERYVGPGAPSGTPAEQALANKVLDQWRNGARQTLCGDIDQSTRETRYDLELQDTLSLSDSLRLVSGLNYRYDRADSETYFNGTLDDTTWRAFGQLEWRASEHWLLQGGAMFEDTQLIGSSLTPRVAVNYLINPRHGLRAVYSEAIRSPDMFENNVNWSYRVTNLQPAAYGQNSARYFVKTRGPGNLDQEHMRSRELGYNGYFAEWRLAADVKVFHDEITGMISEPLRNNQYIASNANSSRFTGTETQLDWRLSSADRLRLTYAYVDAEASNPLDAQQTARNSGSAGWLRDWGHGWNSALFYYGDDALNGYRFERVDTRIAKRVGLGKASLELAGVLQQRLDNQPTTFIDNRYDERRVLYFSAELAF
- a CDS encoding ABC transporter substrate-binding protein; its protein translation is MLRSLSRMMPNPGRLLAGLCLVFAGWLGSLSVNAAEILLTGADDSAGMQSFAKALSDLRPADNVRFQPLANLPTPDKLPAGTRLILLDLPSLDWRLQDARGPATLVLRISRLQARQRLGATVPAHLSLLWSDPPLDRQLRLTRILLPQVKRVGVLYDSHSEFLLGELREIAKPLGFEIVTERWDNTHDSRPLQTLLKNSDVLLGLDDPDLYNPKTAKNLLLSSYTRQTALIGPNAGFVKAGSLTSTYSDQSDWLAILDDLLDRPPATWPRTHYANRFKVLSNPQVARSLGIEQINEALVATQLAEGERRP